Proteins found in one Fusarium oxysporum Fo47 chromosome V, complete sequence genomic segment:
- a CDS encoding microtubule associated protein-domain-containing protein, translated as MVDTSYLAQQVNNSIAQLHGLFDEIGVPDHEREARESELFSALSEALNSQVRLVNSEKKEMVDEAKKIITMIHQMEASLDDSKRRRDYEDDDDLTITYPLTQCLQQLKEKHIQISRLHKERFEQVKKLVVALESYSSHLEPTFVQIPLPPTGPNQSIPPNFDLSSTYVDKLDNEFTRVYEEYSRRIATVQALADQTIGLWAELGIPQAQQDGAIVKYYRDAPEQLGLHEEDINRLRSKRDRLSDEKKNREKKLKELRSSVEALWIKLGVDESETKPFLNANRGCGVRQINEFEDELARLNELKRQNLHLFVEDSRIKLQELWDALYFCEDEMLEFTPAFSDVYSDALLEAHEREIARLEALKEQRAPTLALIDRHKSLIQERDDLAASSQDASRLMARGQKGEKRDPGKLLREEKMRKRIAKELPKITADLRKILSKWEDEYGRPFLVYGESYLDEIEASDGPKKGALPPRSKTPAGPPPSTIKPPKSVPNRAATKSAPPRSMTKTPTAGMPPKRPGHQATGSISSIPGSPARSPSRIPARVPLSNMKHGNNSPERPRAESRADTFRPGPPLMRAPPPKMRDLMARGDLEAPMNPYKSMGLNSSIVRHVEPEDVYDDRPRTARSNSNNSQYSSHPSNNSQFSSHPSNNSQYYSEESFHDPYSTIRSQGYRPMAPPRQISGNSMASTNISGSENWETYDDNSEPELDVSDAYYAKLRATRNKRFSPEPGRPTSSQSKRIRGIPPTASYNGPVMIDQDGNRIISGSEWTDEDAY; from the exons ATGGTGGACACAAGTTACCTCGCGCAGCAGGTTAATAATAGTATTGCCCAGCTGCACGGtctctttgatgagatcgGTGTCCCTGATCATGAGCGCGAAGCTCGAGAATCTGAG TTGTTCTCAGCATTGTCTGAAGCACTCAATAGCCAAGTGCGACTAGTCAATTcagaaaagaaggagatggtCGACGAGGCAAAGAAGATCATTACCATGATTCACCAAATGGAGGCATCGTTGGACGATTCAAAACGTCGCCGCGACtacgaagacgacgacgacttGACCATCACATATCCTCTGACACAATGCCTCCAACAACTGAAGGAGAAGCATATACAAATCAGTCGCCTCCATAAGGAGCGCTTCGAGCAAGTTAAGA AACTCGTCGTGGCCCTTGAATCCTATTCCTCTCACCTGGAGCCCACATTTGTCCAAATCCCCTTACCGCCCACAGGGCCTAATCAGTCCATCCCTCCCAACTTTGACCTTTCTTCCACCTACGTTGACAAGCTTGACAATGAGTTCACACGAGTTTATGAGGAGTATTCTCGTCGCATCGCTACTGTTCAAGCCCTTGCCGACCAGACCATTGGCCTGTGGGCTGAGCTTGGCATTCCCCAAGCGCAACAAGATGGCGCCATCGTCAAGTACTATCGCGATGCTCCTGAGCAACTTGGTCTGCATGAGGAAGACATCAACCGACTCCGCTCTAAGCGCGACAGACTCtcagatgagaagaagaaccgcgagaagaagctcaaggagctcagATCTTCCGTCGAAGCTTTATGGAtcaagcttggtgttgatgagagCGAGACCAAGCCATTCCTTAACGCGAACCGTGGCTGCGGTGTGCGACAGATCAATGAGTTTGAGGACGAGCTCGCGCGATTGAATGAGCTCAAGCGTCAAAACCTCCACCTTTTCGTCGAAGATTCCCGCATCAAGCTTCAAGAACTCTGGGATGCGCTATACTTTTGCGAGGATGAGATGCTTGAATTCACCCCTGCCTTTTCCGATGTCTACAGTGACGCTCTTCTGGAGGCCCATGAGCGTGAAATTGCCCGCCTGGAAGCTCTCAAGGAACAGCGGGCACCCACATTGGCACTCATCGATAGACACAAGAGTTTGATCCAGGAGCGCGATGATCTCGCTGCCTCCAGTCAGGACGCATCGCGGCTCATGGCACGCGGTCAGAAGGGTGAGAAGCGAGATCCTGGCAAACTGCTCCGCGAGGAAAAGATGCGAAAGCGTATCGCCAAAGAACTCCCTAAGATCACTGCCGATCTACGCAAGATACTTTCCAAATGGGAAGACGAATATGGGCGACCTTTCCTCGTGTATGGTGAGAGTTActtggatgagattgaggcttCTGATGGACCAAAGAAGGGCGCACTGCCGCCCCGTTCTAAGACACCAGCTGGTCCACCTCCCTCAACCATCAAACCACCCAAGTCTGTACCAAACCGAGCTGCCACCAAGtctgctcctcctcgatcCATGACCAAAACCCCTACAGCTGGCATGCCTCCCAAGCGACCTGGACACCAAGCTACGGGCTCCATTTCTAGTATACCTGGAAGCCCCGCAAGAAGTCCATCGCGAATTCCTGCTCGAGTTCCGCTATCAAACATGAAGCACGGGAACAACTCTCCCGAACGGCCTCGTGCTGAGTCGCGAGCTGATACCTTCCGACCCGGTCCCCCTTTGATGCGGGCACCTCCTCCGAAGATGCGTGACTTGATGGCTCGGGGCGATCTTGAAGCTCCTATGAATCCCTATAAGTCCATGGGCCTCAATTCCAGCATTGTTCGCCATGTTGAGCCTGAGGATGTATATGATGATCGTCCTCGAACAGCACGATCCAACTCCAACAATTCTCAGTATAGCAGCCATCCCAGCAACAATTCCCAGTTCAGCAGTCACCCAAGCAACAACTCTCAATACTATAGCGAAGAGAGCTTCCATGACCCATATTCCACCATCCGCTCACAAGGCTATCGTCCGATGGCCCCGCCAAGACAGATCTCTGGCAACTCAATGGCATCAACCAACATCTCTGGATCTGAAAACTGGGAGACATACGACGATAATAGCGAACCTGAGCTTGATGTTTCGGATGCCTACTACGCCAAGTTAAGGGCGACTCGCAATAAGCGGTTCTCACCTGAGCCAGGCCGACCCACGAGTAGCCAATCCAAGCGCATACGCGGCATACCCCCTACAGCATCATATAATGGGCCAGTGATGATTGACCAAGATGGTAACCGCATCATTTCAGGCAGTGAATGGACAGACGAGGATGCCTACTGA
- a CDS encoding heme peroxidase, producing MKFTVLIAAALAAAPIPEAAAHPGMGETIKEIERIAARSWGSGWGGNKWPGQGKGGGSSSWPGQNNGGSSSSWPGQSNGNGDGSSSWPGQTNSGGSSSWPGQSSGGGGSGSGNGNGNGWSGDSFDAHSLIGDLVTISDKSLTSVGRDIKKILQGNGNPTSRERYFGCPSMNSQRCKRDTCCVWQYISNELEDKFRGEAGRCTRWARYAVRIGFHDAGTWSLKTASQGGGADGSIILSNELTRGENMGLQQIGEYYQTIYNKYHTQYGFTQVTMADLIQMGSNIAAVTCPLGPRVRSFVGRKDSTKANLGGLLPRVDSDALTLINLFKDKTIGPDDLVALIGAHTTSQQHHTNIDRDGDPQDSTPGVWDILFYQQTIDQNAPKRVYKFPSDVALANHPLTQPAFEAFASGSTGQAAWNVDYARAYVRLSLLGVNNINDLTECTKVLPQPVESYRHKDKGRFNKWLQTDDNSWTSKSVSKDVDDGYEISVPENKIPSRRGPWKTWTSTFKWW from the exons ATGAAGTTTACCGTCCTTATTGCAGCTGCTCTGGCTGCTGCGCCTATCCCAGAGGCTGCTGCTCACCCTGGCATGGGAGAGACCATCAAGGAGATCGAACGAATTGCTGCTCGTAGCTGGGGCAGTGGATGGGGTGGAAACAAGTGGCCAGGACAAGGCAAGGGCGGCGGCTCAAGCTCGTGGCCTGGTCAGAATAATGGAGGAAGCTCTAGCTCTTGGCCTGGACAAAGCAATGGCAATGGAGATGGTTCCAGTTCTTGGCCTGGACAGACCAACAGTGGCGGTTCAAGCTCCTGGCCCGGCCAGAGCAGCGGAGgtggtggcagtggcagtggcaATGGTAACGGCAATGGCTGGTCCGGAGACAGCTTTGATGCCCACTCCCTCATTGGCGACCTTGTCACCATCAGTGACAAGTCACTCACTTCAGTCGGCAGAgacatcaagaagatccttcAAGGCAACGGCAACCCCACCAGCCGCGAGCGCTATTTTGGCTGCCCTTCCATGAACTCTCAACGTTGCAAGCGTGATACCTGCTGTGTTTGGCAGTACATCTCCAACGAACTCGAGGACAAGTTCAGGGGTGAGGCAGGCCGTTGCACGCGATGGGCTCGATATGCTGTACGCATTGGCTTCCACGATGCCGGTACCTGGTCTCTCAAGACCGCTTCCCAGGGCGGTGGTGCTGATGGCTCCATCATTCTCTCTAACGAGCTCACCCGTGGCGAGAACATGGGTCTTCAGCAGATTGGCGAGTACTACCAAACCATCTACAACAAGTACCACACTCAGTATGGTTTCACCCAGGTCACCATGGCTGATCTGATCCAAATGGGCTCCAACATTGCTGCCGTTACCTGCCCTCTCGGTCCCCGTGTTCGCTCTTTCGTTGGACGCAAGGATAGCACGAAAGCCAACCTCGGCGGTCTTCTGCCTCGCGTTGACTCTGATGCTCTCACTCTGATTAACCtcttcaaggacaagacAATTGGCCCCGATGACCTTGTTGCCCTTATCGGCGCGCACACAACCTCTCAGCAGCATCACACCAACATTGATCGTGATGGTGACCCTCAGGACAGCACTCCTGGTGTCTGGGATATTCTCTTCTACCAGCAAACCATTGATCAGAATGCCCCCAAGCGTGTCTACAAGTTCCCTAGTGATGTGGCTCTCGCCAACCATCCACTcactcagcctgcttttGAGGCCTTTGCCAGCGGCAGCACTGGTCAGGCCGCTTGGAACGTG GACTATGCCCGTGCCTATGTCCGTCTCAGTCTTCTAGGTGTTAACAACATCAACGACCTTACCGAGTGCACAAAGGTCCTCCCTCAACCCGTCGAGTCCTACCGCCACAAGGACAAGGGCCGATTCAACAAGTGGCTCCAGACCGATGATAACTCGTGGACCTCCAAGAGTGTCTCCAAGGATGTCGACGATGGTTACGAGATCTCTGTCCCTGAGAACAAGATTCCCTCCAGGCGTGGTCCTTGGAAGACATGGACCAGCACATTCAAGTGGTGGTAA